One window of the Lactobacillus sp. PV034 genome contains the following:
- a CDS encoding RluA family pseudouridine synthase, giving the protein MNKEYELTVEDEKGRLDKFISSKIDTLSRTQVQDLIAKKHVLVNNKEVKGSYKVTLGDRILITVPPKEPLSLEPEDLNLEIVYEDQDVIVVNKPQGMVVHPAAGHPDHTLVNGLLYHTKKLAQSPEGFRPGIVHRIDKDTSGLLMVAKNDQARLSLEQQLASKTNKREYLAIVHGNFDNTAGVIDAPIGRNPNNRKQMAVNPKGKPARTHFEVLEQFKGYSLVKCVLETGRTHQIRVHMKYIGHPLAGDPLYGPKKTLKGKGQFLHAATLGFEQPTSHQWLEFSAPIPLIFQQQLEKLRSLRR; this is encoded by the coding sequence GTGAATAAAGAATATGAATTAACCGTAGAAGATGAAAAGGGACGTTTAGATAAATTTATTTCAAGCAAAATAGATACTCTAAGTAGAACCCAAGTACAAGATCTCATTGCTAAAAAGCATGTTTTAGTAAATAACAAAGAAGTTAAGGGATCTTATAAGGTCACCCTTGGTGATAGAATTCTTATTACCGTTCCGCCTAAAGAGCCATTAAGTCTTGAACCTGAAGATTTAAACCTGGAAATAGTTTATGAAGATCAAGATGTTATTGTAGTTAATAAACCCCAAGGAATGGTGGTTCATCCAGCAGCAGGGCATCCAGATCATACTTTAGTAAATGGACTGCTGTATCACACAAAGAAATTAGCCCAAAGTCCTGAGGGATTTCGCCCGGGAATTGTCCATCGCATCGATAAAGATACGTCTGGTTTGTTAATGGTAGCTAAGAATGATCAAGCACGTTTAAGTTTAGAACAACAACTGGCAAGTAAAACTAATAAGCGAGAGTATTTAGCAATAGTTCATGGAAACTTTGATAATACGGCCGGAGTAATTGATGCTCCTATTGGGAGAAATCCTAATAATCGTAAACAAATGGCTGTTAATCCTAAGGGTAAGCCTGCGCGAACTCATTTTGAAGTTTTGGAACAGTTTAAGGGCTATTCTTTAGTTAAGTGTGTGCTTGAAACTGGTAGGACTCACCAAATTAGGGTTCATATGAAGTACATTGGACATCCTTTAGCTGGTGATCCTTTGTATGGTCCTAAGAAAACACTTAAAGGAAAAGGACAATTTCTCCATGCTGCAACTCTAGGTTTTGAACAGCCCACAAGTCATCAATGGCTTGAATTTTCAGCACCAATACCCTTAATTTTTCAGCAGCAACTTGAAAAATTACGTAGCTTGAGGAGGTAA
- a CDS encoding carbamoyl phosphate synthase small subunit: MKRYLILEDGSAFSGHPFGATTTSTGELAIQTSNFGYQEAISDPANFGKILTFTTPMIGGSGINPIDYESIDPSVRGIIVNDIARHISASASFQDLDQFLKEKRIPAIYGIDTRAIVKKLKKKRAIKASLMDTDDDHAFDQIKALVLPKNQTAQVSTTHAYAAPNVGKTVAVIDLGLKHSLLRSLSLRKINSVVLPYNASIYDITNIRPDAIVLSNGPNDPKELENILKPLLDNFYGKLPILGIGLGFLLISRYLDFDLIDLIPAYNGSNYPIIASNTNNIYQSAINLGKLVDPNSISLSLSELFYDIKSNLVAGFVDNKNKILTAAFNPEGSPGNFDATVIYDRFIEMME, translated from the coding sequence ATGAAACGCTATTTAATTTTAGAAGATGGGTCAGCTTTTAGTGGCCATCCGTTTGGCGCTACCACTACTTCTACTGGCGAATTAGCAATTCAAACTTCTAATTTTGGTTATCAAGAAGCAATCTCAGATCCTGCTAATTTCGGTAAAATTTTAACTTTTACTACTCCCATGATTGGTGGTAGTGGAATTAATCCAATCGATTATGAATCAATCGATCCCAGTGTTCGCGGAATCATTGTAAATGATATTGCACGACATATTTCAGCTAGTGCAAGCTTTCAAGACCTCGATCAATTTCTAAAGGAGAAAAGAATTCCTGCAATCTATGGAATAGATACTAGAGCAATCGTTAAAAAATTGAAAAAAAAGAGAGCAATCAAAGCTTCCTTGATGGATACAGACGATGATCATGCTTTTGATCAAATCAAAGCATTAGTTCTACCTAAGAATCAAACTGCACAAGTTTCTACAACACATGCATACGCAGCACCGAATGTGGGGAAGACAGTTGCCGTCATTGATCTTGGTTTAAAACATTCTTTATTGCGTTCACTTTCATTACGAAAAATAAATAGTGTAGTCTTGCCATATAATGCTTCCATTTATGACATTACCAATATCAGACCGGATGCAATTGTTCTTTCAAATGGGCCTAATGATCCCAAAGAATTAGAAAATATCTTAAAACCATTATTAGATAATTTTTATGGAAAATTACCAATCTTAGGAATTGGTCTGGGCTTTTTATTAATTAGTAGGTATCTAGATTTTGATTTAATTGACTTAATTCCAGCATACAATGGGAGTAATTATCCAATTATTGCTTCAAATACCAATAATATTTACCAATCAGCTATTAATTTAGGAAAACTTGTTGATCCTAATAGCATATCCTTATCCTTAAGCGAATTATTTTATGACATTAAATCTAATCTTGTTGCAGGTTTTGTTGATAATAAAAACAAGATCTTAACGGCTGCTTTTAATCCTGAAGGATCTCCAGGAAATTTTGATGCGACTGTAATTTATGATCGATTTATAGAGATGATGGAGTAA
- a CDS encoding carbamoyl phosphate synthase large subunit: MPLHKEINKVLIIGAGPRVVGEVMDMDILIEQALDALVEENIQVVLVNPNPATIETDPHKNVKVYLEPLTITFLKRIIRMEKPNALLPVYGGKPALKLTNQLVRDGIIDEMDIELLNVNKLSLKIQDHKTLHDFLEVNNLPVANQWMLDNDADTIEKLASAHYPLLLTKKQKYRPDQHHSLNSFADVKQYFENEQKQEHFDWHNYLLNEDLSSWEELIFNVIRDNHGNYNFFNNMGSMEPVGITANDSLLVSPILTRNNNQIQKLRNAVKKIAKLLHLHGTLVVHFAVKQEEDNFLYKILMVKPRLTETTLLGYRTGIYSIGYINAKVALGYNLNEVIDPQSKLNAVIEPVKDAIGVKLPFWSFVESGYNHYHLGTQETSGGAALGIGRNFETAFLKAIHASTNFSNNKRVWQKEFEKDREKILLDLNHPQESHLITLLAAIANDIDYQTIHDNLHIHPIFLQKFTHIVILIKELKEEELTPHLLLKVKKNGFSNKLIASLTDKTEKEITALLEENKIYPSYLEIDGTAGIESPKVNAVYSAYDVQNEIEAIDTQNKCLILGLKPFQVSQNEEFDYMLYHAAKTLKENGISPIILSNNPECISNSYDVCDRIYFDPITLENILAIARKENIHCVLTQFSGKQVNQYRQRLLDHNIQILGQENLSEMLHQPFTTLFEAKNFKHVPFLLSKNEKEILDFADKFHFPVLIGGINNHKKSKSAVVFDLPALKRYISENELDQISISKFIEGEKYEVTALSDGNKVTIPGIIEHFEQTGSHASDSIAVFKPQNLTPHRERRLKDAALTIAHKLHLKGPINLHFLFKDDELYLLQAKTYAGHNVAFLSKSLHTNIVKYGTELLLGKTLSELNLQEDSWSTDSSLIHIKMPVFSLLRYQSENTFDSKMKTSGSVIGSAKTLPTALYKGYEASDLIIPSYGTVFISVRDQDKEKAIKLARRLHKLGFNLLATEGTATTLAEEGITTGISAKIQEGNQSLLEKIVQHKINMVINVKDLSDSASHDAILIQDAALSTHIPVFSTMQSIEDIVLVLETMAMSTQPL; the protein is encoded by the coding sequence ATGCCACTACATAAAGAAATTAATAAAGTGCTGATTATCGGAGCAGGTCCAAGGGTGGTTGGAGAAGTAATGGATATGGATATTCTAATTGAACAAGCGCTAGATGCCTTAGTTGAAGAGAATATTCAAGTAGTTTTAGTAAACCCAAATCCTGCAACTATTGAAACTGATCCGCATAAAAATGTAAAAGTATACCTGGAGCCACTAACTATAACTTTTCTAAAAAGAATTATCCGGATGGAAAAGCCAAATGCTCTTCTTCCAGTCTATGGTGGCAAACCAGCACTTAAATTAACCAATCAACTTGTTCGTGATGGAATTATTGATGAGATGGATATTGAATTGCTTAATGTTAATAAATTAAGTTTGAAAATCCAAGATCATAAAACTTTACACGACTTTTTAGAGGTCAATAACTTACCCGTTGCTAATCAGTGGATGTTAGATAATGATGCAGATACGATTGAGAAATTGGCATCTGCGCACTATCCTTTGCTCTTAACAAAGAAACAGAAGTATCGACCTGATCAGCATCATAGTTTAAATAGCTTTGCCGATGTTAAACAATATTTTGAAAATGAACAAAAGCAAGAGCATTTTGACTGGCATAATTACCTCCTAAATGAAGATCTTTCTTCTTGGGAAGAATTAATTTTTAATGTAATTCGTGATAATCATGGTAATTATAATTTCTTTAATAATATGGGAAGTATGGAACCAGTTGGTATCACAGCCAACGACTCGTTATTAGTTAGTCCTATCTTAACCAGAAATAATAACCAAATTCAGAAATTACGTAATGCAGTGAAAAAAATAGCCAAACTACTGCATCTCCATGGTACTTTAGTTGTTCATTTTGCTGTTAAACAAGAAGAAGATAACTTTCTTTATAAGATTCTAATGGTTAAACCTCGTTTAACTGAAACGACTTTATTAGGATACCGAACTGGCATTTACAGTATTGGTTATATAAATGCCAAAGTTGCCTTAGGTTATAATTTAAATGAAGTGATCGACCCGCAGTCAAAGTTAAACGCGGTTATTGAACCGGTAAAAGATGCTATTGGCGTTAAATTACCATTCTGGTCTTTTGTTGAATCTGGCTATAATCATTATCACCTTGGAACACAAGAAACTTCAGGAGGAGCGGCTTTAGGAATTGGTCGCAATTTTGAAACAGCATTTTTAAAAGCTATTCATGCATCTACGAATTTTTCAAATAATAAACGAGTTTGGCAAAAGGAATTCGAAAAAGATAGAGAGAAAATATTATTAGATTTAAATCATCCACAAGAAAGTCATTTGATTACTTTACTTGCAGCAATCGCTAATGACATAGATTATCAGACAATCCATGATAATCTTCACATCCATCCGATTTTTCTTCAAAAATTTACTCATATTGTGATCTTAATTAAGGAACTGAAGGAAGAAGAATTAACTCCCCATTTATTACTTAAAGTTAAGAAAAATGGTTTTTCTAATAAGCTTATTGCATCTCTAACAGATAAAACTGAAAAAGAAATCACTGCGCTCCTTGAAGAAAATAAAATTTATCCGTCCTATTTGGAAATTGATGGTACAGCTGGTATTGAATCCCCTAAAGTTAATGCTGTCTACTCAGCGTATGATGTGCAAAATGAAATCGAAGCTATTGATACGCAAAATAAATGTCTTATTTTAGGTTTAAAACCATTTCAAGTTTCTCAAAATGAAGAATTTGATTACATGCTTTATCATGCGGCAAAAACTTTAAAAGAAAATGGTATTAGTCCGATTATCTTGTCCAATAATCCTGAATGTATTTCAAATTCGTATGATGTCTGTGACCGTATTTACTTTGACCCGATCACATTAGAAAACATTTTAGCAATTGCAAGAAAAGAAAATATCCATTGTGTACTTACACAATTTTCAGGGAAACAGGTAAATCAATATCGGCAGCGTTTATTAGATCATAACATTCAAATTTTGGGTCAAGAAAATCTTTCTGAAATGTTACATCAACCATTTACTACACTTTTTGAAGCTAAAAACTTTAAGCATGTACCATTCTTATTGAGCAAAAATGAAAAAGAAATTCTTGATTTCGCCGATAAGTTTCATTTTCCAGTATTAATTGGGGGAATAAATAATCATAAAAAGAGTAAATCTGCTGTAGTTTTTGATTTACCGGCTTTAAAACGTTATATATCAGAAAACGAATTAGACCAAATTTCAATTTCTAAATTTATTGAAGGCGAGAAGTATGAGGTTACAGCTCTTTCAGATGGTAATAAAGTGACAATCCCTGGAATAATCGAACATTTTGAACAAACTGGTTCGCATGCTTCTGATTCAATTGCTGTCTTTAAGCCACAAAATTTAACTCCTCACAGGGAGCGGCGATTAAAAGATGCAGCTCTCACGATTGCTCATAAATTACATCTAAAAGGGCCAATTAATTTACACTTTTTATTTAAAGATGATGAGCTTTATTTACTTCAGGCTAAAACTTATGCAGGTCATAACGTTGCCTTTTTAAGTAAATCTTTACATACAAACATTGTGAAATATGGCACTGAACTTTTACTAGGAAAAACATTAAGTGAACTTAATCTCCAAGAAGACAGTTGGTCAACAGATAGTTCGTTAATTCATATCAAAATGCCTGTTTTCTCTTTACTTCGATATCAAAGTGAAAATACTTTCGATTCAAAAATGAAAACATCAGGAAGTGTCATTGGAAGTGCAAAAACGCTTCCCACAGCACTATATAAAGGATATGAAGCAAGTGATTTAATTATTCCTTCTTATGGTACTGTCTTTATTTCAGTACGTGATCAAGATAAGGAGAAAGCCATTAAATTGGCAAGACGCTTGCATAAGTTAGGCTTTAATCTTTTAGCTACTGAAGGAACCGCGACCACCTTAGCCGAAGAGGGAATTACAACTGGTATTAGTGCCAAAATTCAAGAAGGAAATCAGAGTTTACTTGAAAAAATTGTGCAGCATAAAATTAATATGGTAATCAATGTTAAGGATCTTTCCGATTCAGCAAGTCATGATGCAATATTAATTCAGGATGCTGCCTTGAGCACTCATATTCCTGTCTTTTCTACCATGCAATCTATCGAAGATATAGTATTGGTATTAGAAACAATGGCGATGTCAACACAACCTTTGTAA